A region of Streptomyces sp. WMMC500 DNA encodes the following proteins:
- a CDS encoding glycoside hydrolase family 32 protein — protein sequence MPGERGTTRRTLLRATGLGAAAVAVPAAAPALTRAPRPAPAAADGYRAEYHLTVPDQWKNDPQRPVWVNGEYLYYYLYNADYLTGGTTAGTAWRLATSTDLAAFEDRGIAVPKDTTANGDVWSGCAVVDTANTAGFGAGAVVVLATMEPDPNAHTQAQYLYYSTDGGRTFTPHGTDPVLANPGVKDFRDPKVIRDEERGRWVMALAEHTKVGFYHSDDLKRWTYAGGFVREGLGVFECPDLFHLTADDGTGRWVLGVSANGKGAGLPNTYAYWTGAFDGTAFTPDAADPQWLDHGFDWYAAVTFERRSAGGSIDPRTRYAVGWLNNWEYANVTPTIEADGFNGTDSIVREITLRRDAGGTLYLASRPTAGLDAHVSRTVPLGDLDVTGHRVLDYTGTAYELTTELTWDQVTGAGLQMRRSADGARHVDAGVYGTYAFVNRGGVPNPDASGRWQESRTPLDPAARRVTMRVLVDRTSVEVFFDDGRYTHSAEAFPNPADTGLALFTLDGTAVFRNTVIREFAV from the coding sequence ATGCCTGGAGAACGCGGGACGACCAGGAGAACCCTGCTCAGGGCCACCGGACTCGGGGCCGCCGCCGTGGCGGTCCCCGCCGCGGCGCCGGCGCTCACGAGGGCGCCGCGTCCGGCGCCCGCCGCCGCCGACGGCTACCGCGCCGAGTACCACCTCACGGTCCCCGACCAGTGGAAGAACGACCCGCAGCGGCCGGTCTGGGTGAACGGCGAGTACCTCTACTACTACCTCTACAACGCCGACTACCTCACCGGCGGCACCACCGCGGGCACCGCCTGGCGGCTGGCCACGAGCACTGACCTGGCCGCCTTCGAGGACCGCGGCATCGCCGTGCCGAAGGACACCACGGCGAACGGCGACGTCTGGTCCGGCTGCGCGGTCGTGGACACCGCGAACACCGCCGGCTTCGGCGCGGGCGCCGTCGTCGTCCTGGCCACCATGGAGCCCGACCCGAACGCGCACACCCAGGCCCAGTACCTCTACTACTCCACCGACGGCGGCCGCACCTTCACCCCCCACGGCACCGACCCGGTGCTCGCCAACCCGGGCGTGAAGGACTTCCGCGACCCCAAGGTGATCCGCGACGAGGAGCGCGGGCGCTGGGTCATGGCGCTCGCCGAGCACACCAAGGTCGGCTTCTACCACTCCGACGACCTCAAGCGGTGGACGTACGCGGGCGGCTTCGTCCGCGAAGGGCTCGGCGTCTTCGAGTGCCCCGACCTCTTCCACCTCACCGCGGACGACGGCACCGGCCGCTGGGTGCTCGGCGTGAGCGCCAACGGCAAGGGCGCCGGGCTGCCGAACACGTACGCCTACTGGACCGGCGCCTTCGACGGCACCGCCTTCACCCCCGACGCGGCCGACCCGCAGTGGCTCGACCACGGCTTCGACTGGTACGCCGCCGTCACCTTCGAACGCCGCAGCGCGGGCGGCTCGATCGACCCGCGCACCCGCTACGCCGTCGGCTGGCTGAACAACTGGGAGTACGCGAACGTCACTCCCACCATCGAGGCCGACGGCTTCAACGGCACCGACTCGATCGTCCGCGAGATCACGCTCAGGCGCGACGCCGGCGGCACCCTCTACCTCGCCTCCCGCCCGACCGCCGGCCTGGACGCCCACGTCTCCCGCACCGTCCCCCTCGGCGACCTCGACGTCACCGGCCACCGCGTCCTGGACTACACCGGGACCGCGTACGAACTCACCACCGAGCTCACCTGGGACCAGGTCACCGGCGCCGGCCTGCAAATGCGCCGCTCCGCAGACGGCGCCCGGCACGTCGACGCCGGCGTCTACGGCACCTACGCCTTCGTCAACCGCGGCGGCGTGCCCAACCCCGACGCCAGCGGCCGGTGGCAGGAGAGCAGGACACCGCTCGACCCCGCCGCCCGCCGGGTGACGATGCGCGTCCTCGTCGACCGCACCTCGGTCGAGGTGTTCTTCGACGACGGCCGCTACACCCACTCGGCGGAGGCGTTCCCCAACCCGGCCGACACCGGCCTCGCGCTGTTCACCCTCGACGGCACGGCGGTCTTCCGGAACACCGTGATCCGGGAGTTCGCGGTCTGA
- a CDS encoding extracellular solute-binding protein, producing MTHPYLNRRSLLRYGAYGAGAAALGGTAANWDRLTGADIPARDDGALVVATLGTAVDPATRSALSEGFGRLHPDIQLRLVAVQATDWSDFFAKILTQIAAGRAPDVVYVATEGVQLFARRLGVPLDGWLRRDADELRAYFADVHPSLVESMMYEGSLYQLPLEFNAADVYLNTGVLKRAGAPLPPADWTRDDFTALLRAMKDSAGSGFTPYFWTNRLWGGVVPWLFANDTNLLAESKAPGGAWLWDTFYPPEQRHGRGGGYRWRTPQATADRVEEVYDHLAELIQQRLCSRPEAGGGNNLVGVFSTGRVGVTPAGGFWAGGLAAAGMKASAYDVQHFPRWRTQRHQYGAAGYALLRTSKKQDAAWEFIKYTATTEAMEKLFQANQTTPARRSMVDAARYRETGPANWRVFYDTLDDYPATGPIPAPPQSAEVEQLLIQHTGTALSHPRAVRGALRRLQSDLEQAMEREI from the coding sequence ATGACCCACCCGTACCTCAACCGCCGCAGCCTGCTGCGGTACGGCGCCTACGGCGCGGGGGCCGCCGCCCTCGGCGGCACCGCCGCGAACTGGGACCGCCTCACGGGTGCCGACATCCCCGCCCGCGACGACGGTGCGCTCGTCGTGGCCACCCTCGGCACCGCCGTCGACCCGGCGACGCGGAGCGCGCTGAGCGAGGGATTCGGCAGGCTCCACCCCGACATCCAACTCCGGCTGGTCGCCGTTCAGGCCACCGACTGGTCGGACTTCTTCGCCAAGATCCTCACCCAGATCGCCGCGGGGCGCGCACCCGACGTCGTCTACGTGGCCACCGAGGGCGTGCAGCTCTTCGCCCGCCGGCTCGGCGTGCCGCTGGACGGCTGGCTGCGGCGCGACGCCGACGAACTGCGCGCGTACTTCGCCGACGTCCACCCCTCGCTGGTCGAGTCGATGATGTACGAGGGCAGCCTCTACCAGCTCCCGCTGGAGTTCAACGCCGCCGACGTGTACCTCAACACCGGCGTGCTGAAGCGGGCCGGCGCCCCGCTGCCCCCGGCCGACTGGACCCGCGACGACTTCACCGCGCTGCTGCGCGCCATGAAGGACTCGGCCGGCTCCGGCTTCACGCCGTACTTCTGGACCAACCGGCTGTGGGGCGGCGTCGTCCCCTGGCTCTTCGCCAACGACACCAACCTGCTCGCCGAGTCGAAGGCCCCCGGCGGCGCCTGGCTGTGGGACACCTTCTACCCGCCCGAGCAGCGCCACGGCCGGGGCGGCGGCTACCGCTGGCGCACCCCGCAGGCCACCGCGGACCGCGTCGAGGAGGTCTACGACCACCTCGCCGAGCTGATCCAGCAGCGCCTCTGCTCCCGGCCCGAGGCGGGCGGCGGCAACAACCTCGTCGGCGTCTTCTCCACCGGCCGGGTCGGCGTCACCCCCGCGGGCGGCTTCTGGGCCGGCGGCCTCGCCGCCGCCGGGATGAAGGCGAGCGCGTACGACGTCCAGCACTTCCCGCGCTGGCGCACCCAGCGCCACCAGTACGGCGCCGCGGGCTACGCCCTGCTGCGCACCTCGAAGAAGCAGGACGCCGCCTGGGAGTTCATCAAGTACACCGCGACCACCGAGGCGATGGAGAAGCTGTTCCAGGCGAACCAGACGACGCCCGCCCGCCGCTCCATGGTCGACGCCGCCCGCTACCGCGAGACGGGACCGGCCAACTGGCGGGTCTTCTACGACACCCTCGACGACTACCCCGCGACCGGGCCGATCCCGGCGCCGCCGCAGTCGGCCGAGGTCGAGCAGTTGCTGATCCAGCACACCGGCACCGCGCTGTCCCACCCGCGCGCGGTGCGCGGCGCGCTGCGCCGGCTCCAGTCCGACCTGGAACAGGCCATGGAGCGTGAGATATGA
- a CDS encoding ABC transporter permease subunit: MSADSQPTTQPSAQPATQPAPQQATRPAKAPPDRTPGHAAPRRTSSARGRGTRLLAALFLAPTVVGIAVFTVVPIAGSVVLSFFHWDVIDSPRYAGAANYREVFTDDTVLVSFRNTLIFMVFAVGLQLLLALVLAIAVDGRMPGWLRSAFRSAFFFPLILSAASVSVVMKYLFNQDFGAVNWLLGHVGVDPVPWLTSENSAMAAVVLAYVWQQFGFSFLLFVGGLNNIPREIHEAAALDGATGLRRHLGVTLPLLSPTLLVASVVGIINALQVFEQPYVLTDGGPGDSTRTVVMVIYQTAFEQLRFGEASAVGVLLFALIMAITALQFRLSRRFVHYQ, from the coding sequence ATGAGCGCCGACTCCCAGCCGACGACACAGCCGTCGGCGCAACCGGCAACGCAGCCGGCCCCGCAGCAGGCGACCCGGCCGGCGAAGGCGCCGCCGGACCGTACCCCCGGACACGCCGCGCCGCGCCGCACCTCGTCCGCCCGCGGCCGCGGCACGCGGCTGCTGGCCGCCCTGTTCCTGGCGCCCACAGTCGTCGGCATCGCCGTCTTCACCGTGGTGCCGATCGCCGGCTCCGTCGTCCTCAGCTTCTTCCACTGGGACGTGATCGACTCCCCGCGGTACGCCGGCGCGGCAAACTACCGCGAGGTGTTCACCGACGACACCGTCCTCGTCTCCTTCCGCAACACCCTGATCTTCATGGTGTTCGCGGTCGGGCTGCAGTTGCTGCTCGCCCTGGTCCTGGCGATCGCGGTCGACGGCAGGATGCCGGGCTGGCTCCGCTCGGCGTTCCGCTCGGCCTTCTTCTTCCCGCTGATCCTCTCCGCCGCCTCGGTCTCGGTGGTGATGAAGTACCTGTTCAACCAGGACTTCGGGGCCGTCAACTGGCTGCTCGGCCACGTCGGCGTCGATCCGGTGCCGTGGCTGACGTCGGAGAACTCGGCGATGGCCGCCGTCGTCCTGGCGTACGTCTGGCAGCAGTTCGGCTTCTCCTTCCTCCTCTTCGTCGGCGGGCTCAACAACATCCCCCGGGAGATCCACGAGGCCGCGGCCCTGGACGGCGCCACCGGGCTGCGCCGGCACCTCGGCGTCACGCTGCCGCTGCTCTCGCCCACGCTGCTGGTCGCCTCGGTCGTCGGGATCATCAACGCGCTGCAGGTCTTCGAGCAGCCGTACGTCCTGACCGACGGCGGCCCCGGGGACTCCACCCGCACCGTCGTGATGGTCATCTACCAGACCGCCTTCGAGCAGCTCCGCTTCGGGGAGGCGTCCGCCGTCGGCGTGCTGCTCTTCGCCCTGATCATGGCGATCACCGCCCTGCAGTTCCGGCTCAGCCGGCGATTCGTCCACTACCAGTGA
- a CDS encoding carbohydrate ABC transporter permease: protein MSSAPTAPRLRHGFAPWARITGLVVCALLTLGPVLWTVSTSLRAPAESFDLPPQIVPTEPTADAYRQVFDQVDVWLLALNSTLVTGLIAAGQMLTAGLAGYAFARLEFRFKRTLFAVVLATMMVPLQVTIVPVFLVLKEMSLTDTLLGLIIPAFPTAFGTFLMRQYFLGMPRDLGEAAMIDGAGPWRIFRSVYAPLAAPGLAIVGVLAFNYHWNEFFRPLILETSTENHTLPLGLVSLQGNLGTGSISVVLAGVVLSMIPAIAVFVVGQRPLREGITSAGVNR from the coding sequence ATGAGTTCCGCCCCCACCGCACCCCGGCTGAGGCACGGCTTCGCGCCGTGGGCCAGGATCACCGGCCTGGTGGTCTGCGCCCTGCTGACCCTCGGCCCGGTCCTGTGGACCGTCTCCACCTCGCTCCGCGCCCCGGCCGAGTCCTTCGACCTGCCGCCGCAGATCGTTCCCACGGAGCCCACGGCCGACGCCTACCGGCAGGTCTTCGACCAGGTCGACGTGTGGCTGCTGGCCCTGAACTCCACCCTGGTGACCGGGCTGATCGCGGCCGGCCAGATGCTCACCGCCGGGCTCGCCGGCTACGCCTTCGCCCGGCTGGAGTTCCGCTTCAAGAGGACGCTGTTCGCCGTCGTGCTGGCCACCATGATGGTGCCGCTCCAGGTCACGATCGTGCCGGTGTTCCTGGTGCTCAAGGAGATGAGCCTGACCGACACCCTGCTCGGTCTCATCATCCCCGCCTTCCCCACCGCGTTCGGCACCTTCCTCATGCGCCAGTACTTCCTCGGCATGCCGCGGGACCTGGGCGAGGCCGCGATGATCGACGGCGCCGGGCCGTGGCGGATCTTCCGCTCCGTGTACGCGCCGCTGGCCGCACCGGGCCTCGCGATCGTCGGCGTGCTGGCCTTCAACTACCACTGGAACGAGTTCTTCCGCCCGCTGATCCTGGAGACCTCCACGGAGAACCACACGCTGCCGCTCGGCCTCGTCTCGCTCCAGGGCAACCTCGGCACCGGCTCCATCTCGGTCGTCCTCGCCGGCGTCGTGCTGTCCATGATCCCCGCCATCGCCGTCTTCGTCGTCGGCCAGCGCCCTCTGCGCGAGGGCATCACGTCCGCAGGAGTCAACCGTTGA
- a CDS encoding glycoside hydrolase family 32 protein, which yields MSHAPGSAGPHAPGTTDPHGAGSTDPHAPRHHVRPPANWANDPNGPFRWRGRYHLFYQHNPYAPTHTDMHWGHASSPDLARWTHHPIALTPTPGGPDEAGCWSGCVVDDAGVPTAVYTGIDHRHTGLGTLCLARAADPEDRHLERWRPEPGPVVAGPPDGLEVTMFRDPFVFSHAGRRWSLVGAGHADGTPSVLLYDCTDLTSWRFAGILLDGRDPVAADAFGDKAVGWECPQLLRTRGGGWVLAVALWDGDPRATGYLAGTLEPDAAGGLAFAPRTGGRLDHGRDFYAPAVLQDDAAGRALLWGWSWESRAREETERAGWAGVLTSPRVVDLGPDGTLRTAPAPELELLRAAAPFVTAPVRTPLPVAYDLSVIARTPTTASLLRAASGAELTLRLDPATGTVTLDRSGWPRARGDGAAPLVLPAGPPGAPELEVRVLVDGSLLEVFAGDRAVATERVYRRPDDVAELAVTSGGAGPGGAGDGAAVTGWALVPPTPG from the coding sequence TTGAGCCACGCCCCCGGGTCCGCCGGTCCGCACGCCCCCGGTACCACCGACCCGCATGGCGCGGGGTCCACCGACCCGCACGCCCCCCGGCACCACGTACGACCGCCCGCCAACTGGGCCAACGACCCCAACGGGCCGTTCCGCTGGCGCGGCCGCTACCACCTCTTCTACCAGCACAACCCGTACGCGCCCACGCACACCGACATGCACTGGGGCCACGCCTCCAGCCCCGACCTCGCCCGCTGGACCCACCACCCGATCGCCCTCACCCCGACGCCCGGCGGCCCGGACGAGGCCGGCTGCTGGTCCGGCTGCGTCGTCGACGACGCCGGCGTGCCCACCGCCGTCTACACCGGCATCGACCACCGCCACACGGGCCTCGGCACCCTCTGCCTGGCCCGGGCCGCCGACCCGGAGGACCGGCACCTGGAGCGCTGGCGGCCCGAGCCCGGGCCCGTGGTGGCGGGTCCGCCGGACGGCCTGGAGGTGACGATGTTCCGCGACCCGTTCGTCTTCTCCCACGCCGGCCGCCGCTGGTCCCTCGTCGGTGCCGGCCACGCCGACGGCACCCCCTCGGTGCTGCTGTACGACTGCACGGACCTGACCTCCTGGCGCTTCGCCGGCATCCTCCTCGACGGCCGCGATCCGGTGGCCGCCGACGCGTTCGGCGACAAGGCCGTCGGCTGGGAGTGCCCGCAGTTGCTGCGCACGCGCGGCGGCGGATGGGTGCTGGCGGTCGCCCTCTGGGACGGCGACCCCCGCGCCACCGGCTACCTCGCCGGCACCCTGGAGCCGGACGCCGCGGGCGGGCTCGCCTTCGCGCCCCGCACCGGCGGGCGCCTTGACCACGGCCGCGACTTCTACGCGCCCGCCGTGCTGCAGGACGACGCCGCGGGGCGGGCCCTGCTGTGGGGCTGGTCCTGGGAGTCCCGCGCGCGGGAGGAGACCGAGCGGGCCGGCTGGGCCGGCGTGCTCACCTCCCCCCGCGTCGTCGACCTCGGCCCCGACGGCACCCTGCGGACGGCGCCGGCTCCGGAGCTGGAACTGCTGCGCGCCGCCGCACCGTTCGTCACCGCGCCCGTACGCACCCCGCTGCCCGTCGCGTACGACCTGAGCGTCATTGCCCGTACGCCCACCACCGCGAGCCTGCTGCGGGCGGCGTCCGGCGCGGAGCTGACGCTCCGCCTGGACCCGGCCACCGGCACCGTGACGCTGGACCGCTCCGGCTGGCCCCGCGCGCGCGGCGACGGCGCCGCGCCCCTGGTGCTTCCCGCCGGCCCGCCCGGGGCGCCGGAGTTGGAGGTCCGCGTCCTCGTCGACGGCTCCCTGCTCGAAGTGTTCGCGGGCGACCGCGCGGTCGCCACGGAGCGGGTCTACCGCCGGCCCGACGACGTGGCCGAGCTGGCCGTCACGAGCGGCGGGGCCGGCCCGGGCGGCGCGGGCGACGGGGCCGCGGTCACCGGCTGGGCGCTGGTCCCACCGACGCCCGGCTGA
- a CDS encoding LacI family DNA-binding transcriptional regulator, which yields MSRDGNGDPAGLARPTSRDVARLAGVSHTAVSFVFNGRAEGNLSAETQERIRRAAERLGYRPNAVARGLRRRRTAVLGLVTDEIASSPFAGRLLRGAMEAAWDSEHLVLTVDSGGDGAKEDAAVAELTDRRVDGIIYAAMSLRRVRVPAGLHHTPAVLANCLAEDDSLPAVIPAERAGGRAAARLLLDAGHRRIAMVGGLDDIATAERLRGFRDALRGAGVTVPKEWVVRAGGEITAGRTGATRLLAGAAADRRPTGIVCYNDRVAAGVLHAAAQLRLAVPGELSVVGYDDQEHMAAYLDPPLTTVGLPHREMGEEAARLLLTAIGTGAAPPATVRRLTCPVVSRASVGPAPSR from the coding sequence ATGAGCAGGGACGGGAACGGGGATCCGGCGGGCCTCGCGCGCCCCACGTCGCGCGACGTCGCCCGGCTCGCTGGCGTTTCGCACACCGCGGTCTCGTTCGTCTTCAACGGCCGCGCGGAGGGCAACCTTTCGGCCGAGACGCAGGAGCGGATCCGCCGCGCCGCCGAGCGGCTCGGCTACCGGCCCAACGCCGTGGCCCGCGGGCTGCGCCGGCGTCGTACGGCCGTGCTCGGACTGGTCACCGACGAGATCGCCTCGTCGCCGTTCGCGGGCCGGCTGCTGCGCGGGGCGATGGAAGCCGCCTGGGACAGCGAGCACCTCGTGCTGACCGTGGACTCCGGCGGGGACGGGGCCAAGGAGGACGCGGCGGTCGCCGAACTGACGGACCGGCGGGTGGACGGGATCATCTACGCGGCCATGTCCCTGCGCCGCGTCCGGGTGCCCGCCGGGCTGCACCACACCCCCGCCGTGCTCGCCAACTGCCTGGCGGAGGACGACTCGCTGCCCGCCGTGATCCCGGCGGAGCGGGCCGGCGGCCGGGCGGCCGCCAGGCTGCTGCTGGACGCGGGGCACAGGAGGATCGCCATGGTCGGCGGCCTCGACGACATCGCGACGGCCGAGCGGCTGCGCGGTTTCCGGGACGCCCTGCGCGGCGCGGGCGTGACCGTGCCGAAGGAGTGGGTCGTACGCGCCGGGGGGGAGATCACCGCCGGACGCACCGGCGCGACGCGGCTGCTCGCCGGGGCCGCCGCGGACCGGCGGCCGACCGGCATCGTCTGCTACAACGACCGGGTCGCGGCGGGGGTGTTGCACGCCGCGGCACAGCTTCGTCTCGCCGTGCCAGGGGAGCTGTCCGTGGTCGGCTACGACGACCAGGAGCACATGGCCGCCTACCTCGACCCGCCGCTGACCACGGTCGGGCTGCCGCACCGGGAGATGGGGGAGGAGGCGGCGCGGCTGCTGCTCACCGCGATCGGCACCGGCGCCGCGCCCCCCGCCACCGTCCGCAGGCTCACCTGCCCGGTGGTCAGCCGGGCGTCGGTGGGACCAGCGCCCAGCCGGTGA
- a CDS encoding acetylxylan esterase produces the protein MAPTPEQTFGFDPTHGYDLDSLLAVPAPAAPADFDGFWRGRYEQARAVRVAPATGARTVTAGAGAAEVYEVAYTSVGGLRVGGWLTLPADGEVRQGCVVTHGYGGRQAPDPALLPPGTAAVWPCLRGLGARSLHPGLPSDAAAHVLHGIGSRASYVHGGCTADVWCAATALLELVPAAARRLTYAGTSFGGGIGALALPWDDRFAAAALTVPSFGNHPLRLTLPCTGSGESVRRYHAAHPEVASVLAYFDAATAATRITVPTHVAPALLDPAVPPPGQFAVHNALRGPKELRVLTAGHVEPSDPEEEAALRDAQRDFLVTACPREPG, from the coding sequence GTGGCACCCACCCCCGAGCAGACCTTCGGCTTCGACCCCACACACGGCTACGACCTGGACAGCCTGCTCGCGGTCCCGGCCCCCGCCGCGCCCGCGGACTTCGACGGCTTCTGGCGCGGCCGGTACGAGCAGGCCCGGGCGGTGCGCGTGGCCCCCGCGACCGGCGCGCGCACCGTAACCGCGGGGGCCGGGGCGGCGGAGGTGTACGAGGTCGCGTACACCTCCGTGGGCGGGCTCCGCGTCGGCGGCTGGCTGACGCTGCCGGCGGACGGCGAGGTGCGGCAGGGCTGTGTCGTGACCCACGGCTACGGCGGCCGGCAGGCCCCGGACCCCGCGCTCCTGCCCCCGGGCACGGCGGCCGTCTGGCCGTGCCTGCGCGGCCTCGGCGCCCGCAGCCTGCACCCCGGCCTGCCGTCCGACGCCGCCGCGCACGTGCTGCACGGCATCGGCTCGCGCGCGTCGTACGTGCACGGCGGCTGCACCGCCGACGTGTGGTGCGCGGCGACGGCGCTGCTGGAGCTGGTACCGGCGGCGGCGCGCCGGCTGACGTACGCGGGCACGAGCTTCGGCGGCGGCATCGGCGCGCTCGCGCTCCCCTGGGACGACCGCTTCGCCGCCGCGGCCCTCACGGTGCCCAGCTTCGGCAACCACCCGCTGCGCCTGACCCTGCCCTGCACCGGCAGCGGCGAGTCCGTCCGCCGGTACCACGCCGCGCACCCCGAGGTCGCCTCCGTGCTGGCCTACTTCGACGCCGCCACGGCCGCCACCCGCATCACCGTCCCCACGCACGTCGCCCCCGCCCTCCTGGACCCGGCCGTCCCGCCCCCGGGCCAGTTCGCCGTCCACAACGCCCTGCGGGGCCCGAAGGAACTCCGCGTCCTCACCGCGGGCCACGTGGAGCCCTCCGACCCCGAGGAGGAGGCGGCTCTGCGCGACGCCCAGCGCGACTTCCTCGTGACGGCCTGCCCCCGGGAGCCGGGCTAG
- a CDS encoding TetR/AcrR family transcriptional regulator produces MATARTPRDRWIEEGLRTLAAGGPDAVRVEALAKNLGVTKGGFYGYFADRNALLEAMLDTWERESTDEVIGRVEREGGDPKTKIHRAGRLTFSDDRLRPIDLAVRDWARRDEAVAARLRRVDNVRMDLLRDMIGTFCSDPDEVEARSLIAFCVAIGAHFLAADHGDRTRAQVVARAADLILDRAPDADGGR; encoded by the coding sequence GTGGCCACGGCTCGCACGCCGCGTGACAGATGGATCGAGGAAGGGCTGCGGACGCTCGCCGCCGGCGGCCCGGACGCCGTCCGCGTCGAGGCACTGGCGAAGAACCTCGGCGTCACCAAGGGCGGGTTCTACGGCTACTTCGCCGACCGCAACGCCCTGCTGGAGGCGATGCTCGACACCTGGGAGCGGGAGAGCACCGACGAGGTCATCGGGCGCGTCGAACGCGAGGGCGGCGACCCGAAGACCAAGATCCACCGCGCGGGCCGGCTCACCTTCTCCGACGACCGCCTGCGCCCCATCGATCTCGCGGTCCGCGACTGGGCGCGCCGCGACGAGGCGGTCGCCGCGCGCCTGCGCCGCGTCGACAACGTGCGCATGGACCTGCTGCGCGACATGATCGGAACCTTCTGCTCCGACCCCGACGAGGTCGAGGCCCGCAGCCTGATCGCCTTCTGCGTGGCGATCGGCGCCCACTTCCTCGCCGCCGACCACGGCGACCGCACCCGCGCCCAGGTCGTCGCCCGCGCCGCCGACCTGATCCTCGACCGCGCCCCCGATGCGGACGGCGGCCGCTAG